The DNA sequence AAATAAGTTTCACTGACTTCCTCTGGTTTTCCGGCCGTTAACACGGAAATGACGACTTGAAGCTCGTTGGGCATAGTTGATATAGGTTGCTGAAGAGAAAAATTAGTGTATAGCTTCAAATCATAGAAACAACCATTTTACTGAAGGAATTAAGCAGGACAGCATCAACTCAAACAAAGACGCTGCCCTACCTAGTGTACGTTGGTGACGGATCAAAAATAACTGATTCCATTCCTGCCTGCGTACCGCAGGTAGGCAGGTTTGATTCGCTAAAATTTTCTAAGCAAGCAACTAAAAGGAGCTTGCGTGAAAATATTCGCGAATCGTTGGGAAAAATGGAATCAGTTATTTCCGTCAAATTACTTGGCAAGTGACTTTACTTTTTTACCAAAATTTTCTTTTTCACCTCTTTCGAAGGGTAGGTGCCAAAAATATAATCCCACAAAGGATTTGACACACCAAACATGATGTCATCCTCACTGTAGTGATGAATGGCGTGGTTGACCCAAAAAACACGCAACCTGTTTTTGGGCATCGGGAAAATATGAACAGTGTAGTGAATCATGAGGTAGAAAGCATAGCCGGCAAAAAAGCCCGCCAAAAAGGCAAAGCTATACTGCCCCATAATCAGCTTGAATAGCAATAACAAAACTACGGAGATGAGAACCGTCAGCCAAGGGGGCATTGCCAAGCGCTGCTTGTCTTTTGGGTAGTCGTGGTGAATCCCATGGATTTTGTACGTGAAATTCACAAACCCTTCGGAAGCATTTTCGGGAGGATGGTAGACCCAACGGTGAATGCTATATTCCGTAAAGGTGAAGAACAGAAGGCCGCCAAAAAACAAAGTTACGAGTGTTAGCACCG is a window from the Lewinella sp. LCG006 genome containing:
- a CDS encoding sterol desaturase family protein yields the protein MSSTPNISKEKSPDLFERPWLNKLTRTHVAFPVGIFLVSAVGLLYFASINTQLSVLTLVTLFFGGLLFFTFTEYSIHRWVYHPPENASEGFVNFTYKIHGIHHDYPKDKQRLAMPPWLTVLISVVLLLLFKLIMGQYSFAFLAGFFAGYAFYLMIHYTVHIFPMPKNRLRVFWVNHAIHHYSEDDIMFGVSNPLWDYIFGTYPSKEVKKKILVKK